A stretch of the Gossypium hirsutum isolate 1008001.06 chromosome D07, Gossypium_hirsutum_v2.1, whole genome shotgun sequence genome encodes the following:
- the LOC107954558 gene encoding uncharacterized protein, protein MGFHTPTLNSETILFLYIDIYIYNSTPPSVMVDLQTVCCMCGDVGFPDKLFRCNKCHHRFQHSYCSNYYSELAEPIELCDWCQSEERNSRHGSSSKKSSGGNGSGIIVNRSEYLGDKIKQHDRDESSGGDHKGKSSGTPSPRPTTRRYKLLKDVMC, encoded by the exons atgGGATTTCATACACCGACTCTGAATTCTGAAACCATCCTCTTTCTTTATATAGATATATA CATATATAATTCAACTCCTCCTTCAGTAATGGTGGATCTTCAAACTGTCTGCTGCATGTGCGGCGACGTTGGTTTTCCTGACAAACTCTTCCGCTGCAACAAGTGCCACCACCGCTTTCAACACTC GTATTGCAGCAACTATTACAGCGAGTTGGCAGAGCCAATTGAACTGTGTGATTGGTGCCAAAGCGAAGAAAGAAACTCAAGGCATGGAAGCTCTTCAAAGAAATCATCAGGTGGAAACGGAAGTGGAATAATCGTAAACCGATCCGAGTATTTGGGTGACAAGATCAAGCAACACGATCGAGACGAGAGTAGTGGTGGTGATCACAAAGGGAAGAGCAGCGGCACTCCTTCTCCCAGGCCTACCACACGCAGGTACAAGCTTCTCAAGGATGTCATGTGTTGA